tttgataaaattgtatcaaataggatctttccgtcaaattgagatgacgccaTTAGAAAGGTTatgctgataaaaaaatacaattcagtcacattttcaatgccacgtaataaaaaattacacggTCAACAAACCCTTCTTAACGGCTTCATCTCAATTTGAGGGAAAGACcctatttaattcaattttaagaaaataaagatttaactGAGACgccaaaaaagaaagaaatctgTTTAAGATTCTTgataaaaataggaaactttTTTACACATTAAACCTTCTTAATATAAGGAGTTGATTTGTGATAAgccattaataaatataataaagctTTCTTAAATGATCTTTGAAACGTGGCTACTTCCTTCTCAATTATCGATACTAGTACTAGGTCCCCTCTCtgtctaaaattaaattaaaaagtttccaccaatcaatttttttttttttatatttaagctAATTTAAAGGTGTTGTAATGTAAACGACTAAACTATCCTTAAACAGGGAAGAGTCTAATCGAATATATGTTGATTTATCAAACTAATATGTATCCGGtctgtactttttttattaggATGACATgtattattcataattaattataataatttgatatcaacaattaattaaatcacGTAATTCATATTCATACAAATAATagttcataaataataattgtatttattaattattatatttattgtttagtAATGTATTTGACTGATTTAATAGTCGAAGTATGTTTTCTATGCTACCCATTTCAAGAAATACCAGTCTTCTCATATTATCATCTTGAAAACAAGTtggaatattaatgaaattttaaattacatatattttcaaGAGAcagcataaataaaaaatgacatttatATAAAGGtaaatttgttttggttttatgTCGTGACTAAGTACAACGTTGGTTTCTTACAGAACACTGattctttgtttgtttatatgttTGCAGCATGCCACCTCTTTTATTCggtcttcttcttttctcccttaCTTTCTCCAACCAACTTTCTCTTCTCCTATTCCTTCCTTTCCAATTGttccttcttctcctttttcttcccttttcttctttcaccgGATCGTTCATTTTTTCACCTACTAAACTAATCATACATAACACTCATACCCTTTTCTGCTTTCGCTACCTCCCACAACTCACTTCAACGTTCAACAATGAAGTCTTTCGATTCTGTTACTGTAAGCTTCCTCCCTCTCCGTCTCACTTTCTTCACTAATTTTCGGCTGTCTCAGGTTTTTCTCTCTCACCCACTTCCTTCATTAAACATGTTTCCCACTTTCTTTATCCGTCAACTTCTAACCACCTTTTCGGGTTCCTCTCTGCTCAGAATCTATGATCCTCGACAAGTTGTTTTTATTCCTTTATTCTGTTACTGCTGcctttttttactttctttttctgctATTGGTTTCACATTTTATACCCACCCTATTTTCAGTATTGTATTTTCGATGTTCACTTCATAATTTTATTGCATCCCTTGCATAAACTCTGTGATTTCTCTGCTCTGTTGGCCGTACACAGGATGGATAATCTGATTACAACCTTTTTAAGAACTCGGCAGTAGTTGATTGAATTGCGTTCATCACCCACTTGTTGTTATTCTAACCTTTGTCTTTGCCAGGGTCTCGTCTTGCCAGAACCTAAGAATAGGTTGTTCCTCTGGAGTGTCCTCATCGTGGTTTCTTTGATTTCTGGTGCTTATTTCGTTGGAAATGCTTTTTTTGCAAATGAATACAAACAGGTATGTATTATTGTATTTCTAACTCTCCAAGtttcaattttagttaaaatatctGCCAAATTAGGAATTTTGCTTGAATTTTGTTGTATTGTTGCTGCTCccattttttcttccttataaGAAGAAACAATTATCAAGTTGATATTTCCGTAGATATATATCCGGGTTTTGAAATACGAGCCACCTAGTTGGCTTTCTCTATGAATAATGCTTCAAAACTGTTACTTTTGGTAAAGTGGTGGGAAGAATATAATCCTGCATGGTATTTTTTCATTTGAGCATTGGCAAGATGTATCTTCTGGCTAGTATTTGCTGCTTTCAATTGATTTAACAATATTCAAATTCACCAACTTGGATTGTCTAACAAGGTCAAGTGGTTGCGAATTGACTTAAAAGTTCCACCaccatcaacataaatttgatcGCATCTGTTGCATCTCTTTTAGCTTTGACGAATGGTTCCCAGTTTAACTTAGGCTGGAGAAATGGAAGAAACAACCCCTATGCAATATTTTCTATAGGTTAAATTTTATGTAGGTATCAAAAACAACTGGGCCCACTCACTATTTAATGGGGTCCtgataaaattttcttaacaatAGGGAACTTGTGGGAAGAGCATTCATAGAGTGTTGGTAGCACTCAACTTTTAGGCTCTGACAGTTTGTACTTTTAGTGGAATTTTAGTTActcttgcttttattttctGCAATTGAAAATTAGTTTTGCTTACTTGAAAATATTCTGGGTATTATGTATGCAGAGATTGGCACGATGGGGACTAATTCATACAATACCAGATTCAAACTCAAATGCTTGCAAGGTTTGTTATTTGGGGGGAGagattcttttttatataacttgTAAGCTTATCCCTTGGAActatcttcaattttcttcatttttccattttcatagAGAGAATGCTGGCCTTTGGGAAGTGAGGCATTGCCGGAAGGAATTATTGCCAGAACATCTAACTTGGAAATGCGGCCCTTATGGGACTCTGGTAAAGATCATGTATGTGTGAGGTGTGCTAATTCTAGTCCTTCATTTATTGTATAGAAATTCATCTAAGACTCATGAAGTGTTAATCTTAAGCTTCACATGATAAAATGTTGCTAATCAAATGTAAGTAGAGTCCTTTCGCGAAATATTTTTGGTTCTACTAAAGGTGGTCTGGAGTTTGATCTTGAACAAGTTATCTGATAAGtgcaattaatatttttaattctgatGACTTTTGTTGTTTATATTAAGAGTTGGTGTATGGACATGTCGGGATATGATTAAGAAATaacttcatatttttctttttaaatttgatactaGTTTGCACTAagtaaatacttttttttttaattcacatgTTAGGTATGAATTTGCATAtaaaagaggagaaaaataaatacaaaaccaTGGGGGACTAAACCAAACCCATGCTGGGAAATAAAACAATCACATTACCACAAaagaattaaacaaaacaaaaattagggaCTTTATACCTATTACAGAAAAAGTCTAATTGATGATAGAAGGTTGAACATTAAACCACTTAAAATCCAGTCTATTATCAATTCCAAAATTAGCACGACTCTCAACACACTGATTTTTATATGAAGGTGGAGGTTCACATGCTTTTGTGCCACTTAGTTCTTGACTGCTTTTTATATGTTAGAATGCTACTTTTAATGGTGTAATTttattcctttatttatttgtttttaaatgcACGTTTATGTTCTGGGATTATTGGAGTGTGCACAATGACGAGCTAACTGAAAGAAATGATGACTTGCAAATTATGCATATCAATAGCTTGCTCCATAAGTCAGAGTAGTTTTTTATTGCTCTTAGGAAATGTTCATGCATAGGATTAAAAGTCAAAGGAACAAAATACTTTACcaaatattttactttagaaTCTGGGACAGATCTCGCTTATATATGGGGAATCTACTGTTTATCCTTCCGAAAACAATTTATGTATGAGTTTCAATGAATAGAATTACAATGAACaataaaatctgaaacaaaaaatataaaacaggGTATTCAATAGACTCTTTACTCTTTGTCACTGTCCACTACTTATTTCCTGCATCCCTTTTGGCTCTATCCCCTTTCTTATTGGCACACAAGTTAAGTTTCTCTCTTGAATGCTTTGGTTGCCTCTCTTGTGATCTGCTACATTAAGCATTTGACTCTCTTTATGTAAATAAGTTTTTGTAACGACCCACTGATTGAAAGAGACCAGCTTAGGCAAATAAGAGGGTTACTAGGGGATTAGGACTCAGTTCTGTTAACAATAGAATAACTACTTATATTCAGTGACTAAAGGGATAAGGGGTAATGGTCAGAGTCTAGTAAAAGTTGCAAGCAAGAAGTTGGACATTGAAGGGAGAGAATGAACTACCTGGGAGTTAAAGAGGGAGATAGTCCCCATTGCATCATTTTGGATCTCTTGTTTAGCTGCCACTGATACCGATCAGAGTGGtttctataataaatatttgttactCTACCTATTTCTGATCTGATCTATCACTATATTTTAGTCAAAATCCTGCTATCTTATAGGTTGATGGTATCTAccttattaattttctttttatgcatCACTCTCTTTTTTGTAGACAATTTTAAAGCGCCCATTGAATTTGTTGGCTATGGCAGTAGGACTTAAGCAGAAAGATATTGTCAACAATATTGTTGAAAAGGTTATTATTCCTTCACGTGTGCAATTTTTCTTTGATCTAAAACTCATTCTATCTTCTGACTCATATTGCTGGTGGCAGTTCTTGTCAAGTGATTTTGTTGTGATGCTTTTTCACTATGATGGTTTTGTGGATGGATGGAAGAGTTTGGCTTGGAGTAACCATGTCATACATCTATCTGctataaatcaaacaaaatggTATAAAAGGCTCAGGCAAATTTTTTCCTCTAGGTGTAATAATCTTTTCTGAAGATTAAGTTCTTGGGTAAAGATTGAGTAATATAATGCTATATCATGGCATAGGTGGTTTGCGAAACGGTTTTTGCATCCAGACATAATTGCCGAATACAACTACATATTTCTTTGGGACGAGGACCTTCTTGTTGATAATTTTGATCCAAAAAGGTAagtgtttttttcttcattttgtaaaatttcCCCGAGAAAGTAGGATGATACTAAATTTAGAGGTCTTACTTGACTATACTAGATGagaaatagtaattttttttatatctctgGTGATTATTATATGCCTCTTATAGGACTTGCTGATTATTTGACAGGTATTTATCTATTGTTAAAGAAGAGGGTCTTGAGATATCTCAGCCGGCTCTGGATCCTACCAAATCTGAGGTTCATCATCCATTGACAGTCCATAAAGCGGGATCAAAACTGCACAGGTTGACCTTGTTTTTCTAAGCTTTTGCAATAAACATGTTCCACTGGTAAATTCGCACCTTTATTAAAATTACAGCCAATATGACACTCTATTAACGATCTTAAATATTGTATAGTTCCCTGTCCTTTTGGGggtttcatttaaaaaatatgtgcATACTAAGAGACACAGCGTCTCCATAAAGTGTACTATGGAAAAATGTGCCCTAATAGACTCTTGCTATTAATGTTACCAATGTATATGAACAGAGTGGTCCTAATATAGGGGACCTTTCAAAGAACTACGTTGGACATATGACCTTCCTGTAAgctctttcattttatttcaattgaatacataaaaaaaaaaacttgtcacagtaaaaattttaaagcttATTTAAGTAAATTTCATAGTTGAGTTTGTGAATAAGTTCtcatgtaataaaaatttatataatttaatatggaGTTGCTTACTCTAACAAAGCCTTGATTGAGTATGTGCCTACAGTTATTAGAACATAACTGTTGAAAAACTGTCTTAAATGTTACCTTTGAAGAGATTCATCAGCAAAGCTGGGTGGAGTGTCGTAGTGTGGGAACCACCAGGCTCTTAGCAAATTAAAATTccatattaattaaagatataaatagTGTAGTCCTTATAAGGCATGATTAATTATCACCTTACAGGTTTTGTGGGAATTATTAGATTCTAAGTCCAATTTTTTAGAGTAACCAACATGATTCTGTATTAATGAGCTAGAATATTGCACAGTTCTTAGTCATTCTGTAGGTTATATTTCA
Above is a genomic segment from Vigna radiata var. radiata cultivar VC1973A chromosome 10, Vradiata_ver6, whole genome shotgun sequence containing:
- the LOC106775245 gene encoding uncharacterized protein LOC106775245 isoform X2, whose product is MKSFDSVTGLVLPEPKNRLFLWSVLIVVSLISGAYFVGNAFFANEYKQRLARWGLIHTIPDSNSNACKRECWPLGSEALPEGIIARTSNLEMRPLWDSGKDHTILKRPLNLLAMAVGLKQKDIVNNIVEKFLSSDFVVMLFHYDGFVDGWKSLAWSNHVIHLSAINQTKWWFAKRFLHPDIIAEYNYIFLWDEDLLVDNFDPKRYLSIVKEEGLEISQPALDPTKSEVHHPLTVHKAGSKLHRRYYKLKGSGRCDDSSMAPPCIGWVEMMAPVFSKKSWQCVWHLIQNDLIHAWGLDRQLGYCAQGDRMKNVGVVDSEYIVHLGLPTLGGPNGNEASSDSPGGNARANVRMQSYIEMQVFGKRWRDAAKKDKCWIDPYQQQANLTNH
- the LOC106775245 gene encoding uncharacterized protein LOC106775245 isoform X1, which gives rise to MKSFDSVTVSFLPLRLTFFTNFRLSQGLVLPEPKNRLFLWSVLIVVSLISGAYFVGNAFFANEYKQRLARWGLIHTIPDSNSNACKRECWPLGSEALPEGIIARTSNLEMRPLWDSGKDHTILKRPLNLLAMAVGLKQKDIVNNIVEKFLSSDFVVMLFHYDGFVDGWKSLAWSNHVIHLSAINQTKWWFAKRFLHPDIIAEYNYIFLWDEDLLVDNFDPKRYLSIVKEEGLEISQPALDPTKSEVHHPLTVHKAGSKLHRRYYKLKGSGRCDDSSMAPPCIGWVEMMAPVFSKKSWQCVWHLIQNDLIHAWGLDRQLGYCAQGDRMKNVGVVDSEYIVHLGLPTLGGPNGNEASSDSPGGNARANVRMQSYIEMQVFGKRWRDAAKKDKCWIDPYQQQANLTNH